One genomic segment of Opitutaceae bacterium includes these proteins:
- a CDS encoding AAA family ATPase produces MIASIEFRSFRVLGKTSLPLGRFNLILGPNGSGKSTAVKALLALRGLVEDRSRAGGGANPPRPGEACEAHLALSFSDPFSGYTASVDCVQGERWRALEFFRDGERVEAVPEALLAGLSGVRSLALEAAALSRPCPPGSGWAMGADGAGFPALLGRLSEEDPMRWAQLVEAFSQLMPEFAALTTSRPDHGDWSFTATTADGLELAAGDLSQGTLVALALHALAFLPERPSLLCLEELERGIHPRLLREVRDSLYRLCYPEDSGDEAEPVQIVATTHSPYLLDLFADHPEEVVLTVKEGGSASFKRLIDLPDLAELLETGNLGDLWYSGVIGGVPY; encoded by the coding sequence ATGATTGCCTCCATTGAATTCCGCTCGTTCCGCGTACTGGGTAAAACGTCCCTTCCTCTGGGTCGGTTCAACCTGATCCTGGGGCCGAACGGGAGCGGGAAGAGCACGGCGGTCAAGGCGCTCCTTGCCCTGCGCGGTCTGGTGGAGGACCGCTCAAGAGCAGGTGGGGGGGCGAACCCACCGCGGCCGGGGGAAGCCTGCGAGGCGCATCTGGCACTGTCCTTTTCCGATCCGTTTTCTGGATACACGGCCTCGGTTGATTGTGTCCAGGGCGAGCGGTGGCGGGCGTTGGAGTTCTTTCGGGATGGGGAGAGGGTCGAGGCGGTCCCGGAAGCGCTTCTGGCCGGTTTGTCCGGGGTCCGGAGCCTTGCCCTTGAGGCGGCGGCGCTTTCACGGCCCTGTCCGCCCGGTTCCGGCTGGGCCATGGGGGCGGACGGCGCCGGGTTTCCCGCTTTGCTCGGTCGCCTTTCCGAGGAGGATCCGATGCGATGGGCGCAGCTGGTGGAGGCCTTTTCGCAGCTTATGCCCGAGTTCGCGGCTTTGACGACGAGTCGGCCGGACCATGGCGACTGGAGCTTCACTGCGACGACGGCGGACGGTCTGGAATTGGCGGCGGGCGATCTTTCCCAGGGGACTCTGGTGGCGCTGGCCCTGCATGCCCTGGCCTTCCTGCCGGAACGGCCGAGTCTGCTTTGCCTGGAGGAACTGGAAAGGGGCATCCATCCGCGTCTGCTTCGGGAGGTGCGTGATTCCCTCTACCGGCTCTGTTATCCGGAAGACAGCGGAGACGAAGCGGAACCTGTGCAGATTGTGGCGACGACCCATTCGCCTTATCTGCTGGACCTTTTCGCAGATCATCCGGAGGAAGTCGTCCTGACCGTGAAGGAGGGTGGATCGGCCTCCTTCAAGCGATTGATCGACCTGCCGGACCTTGCGGAACTGCTGGAGACCGGAAACCTGGGCGATCTCTGGTACAGCGGTGTGATTGGGGGGGTTCCTTATTGA
- a CDS encoding AMP-binding protein, translating into MPPKKHDRNRSRRLDGDREGDPFELLRQRLKTEARSFCARPELDAHVGAACVRALAQNAGRVAIIDHSSGRREIKAGLLLAVAWSLARRWRRRLPDSRIGVVLPPGIGATAANLALVILGKVPVNLNFTIGRRAAAACIQRAGLKTIITVGRLKEKYPDFPWTADCRDVVEEIRACSKAGLAARSLMIRLMPIGGLLKCTGVSGEGGDREFGLLFTSGSSGDPKGVVLTHRNIMANALQIQSTGILPGGCSVMACLPVFHSFGFTVTMWYPLLSNILMVTYPSPLETRKLAGIIAAERVDVLVGSATFLRPFLKRAEPDQLAGLKFAVAGAERVSDELYHAFLERFGIRIMQGYGLTETSPVASVNQPGDPAQSIPENSRLGSVGTLIPGMEARIRSTDGQRVLSLGEAGVICLRGPNVFKGYLDDERATEAVFDEGWFVTGDVGRFDADGFLHLEGRLSRFSKIGGEMVPHVLVEEHILRVYGWDSLDHQVAVVVGLPDDARGESLVLLTSMEIEMGDLRQRLLTAGLPNLWVPRSVRQVESIPMLATGKCDLQVCLELAIALG; encoded by the coding sequence ATGCCACCGAAAAAACATGATCGAAACCGAAGCCGGCGGCTGGACGGCGACAGGGAAGGGGATCCTTTCGAATTGCTTCGTCAGCGCCTTAAGACGGAGGCGCGGTCGTTTTGCGCCAGACCCGAGCTGGATGCCCACGTGGGAGCGGCTTGTGTGCGGGCGCTTGCGCAGAATGCCGGGCGGGTTGCCATCATCGATCATTCCTCGGGCCGCCGTGAGATCAAGGCGGGCCTGCTGCTGGCCGTGGCCTGGTCTCTGGCAAGGCGCTGGCGCCGCCGGCTGCCGGACTCGCGTATCGGGGTGGTGCTTCCTCCCGGGATCGGAGCGACCGCCGCGAATCTGGCCCTGGTCATTCTTGGTAAGGTGCCGGTCAATCTCAATTTCACGATTGGCCGGAGGGCTGCGGCGGCCTGTATCCAGCGGGCGGGTCTGAAGACAATCATCACGGTCGGCCGACTGAAGGAAAAGTATCCGGATTTTCCGTGGACGGCGGATTGCCGGGATGTGGTCGAAGAGATCAGGGCCTGCTCGAAGGCGGGGCTGGCGGCACGGTCGCTGATGATCCGGTTGATGCCGATCGGTGGCCTCTTGAAGTGTACGGGTGTGTCGGGCGAGGGCGGTGATCGGGAATTTGGATTGTTGTTCACGAGCGGCAGTTCCGGGGACCCCAAAGGGGTGGTGCTGACCCATCGGAACATCATGGCCAATGCGCTCCAGATTCAATCAACCGGGATCCTGCCGGGCGGATGTTCGGTCATGGCCTGCCTTCCGGTTTTTCACAGCTTCGGCTTCACCGTCACCATGTGGTATCCGCTTCTGTCGAACATCCTGATGGTGACTTATCCGTCACCGCTGGAGACCCGGAAGCTGGCCGGGATCATTGCCGCCGAACGGGTGGATGTGCTGGTGGGTTCCGCGACCTTTCTACGTCCGTTCCTGAAGCGGGCCGAGCCGGATCAGTTGGCCGGATTGAAGTTCGCGGTGGCGGGGGCGGAACGGGTGAGCGACGAACTCTACCATGCCTTTCTCGAGCGTTTCGGCATCCGTATCATGCAAGGCTACGGGTTGACCGAGACTTCGCCGGTGGCCAGCGTCAATCAGCCGGGGGATCCCGCACAATCGATTCCGGAGAATTCCAGGCTGGGGTCGGTTGGCACATTGATCCCGGGAATGGAAGCCCGGATCCGGTCAACGGACGGACAGCGCGTGTTGTCGCTGGGTGAGGCCGGGGTGATCTGCCTGCGCGGACCCAACGTTTTCAAAGGTTATCTTGACGACGAGCGAGCGACGGAAGCTGTCTTCGACGAGGGATGGTTTGTGACCGGGGATGTCGGTCGCTTTGACGCGGACGGTTTTCTCCACCTCGAGGGGCGCCTCTCACGATTCTCGAAGATCGGAGGCGAGATGGTCCCTCACGTGCTGGTCGAAGAGCATATCTTGCGGGTCTATGGTTGGGATTCCCTCGATCACCAGGTGGCGGTCGTGGTCGGTCTGCCGGATGATGCCAGGGGGGAGTCGCTGGTTCTGCTGACCTCGATGGAAATCGAGATGGGTGATCTTCGCCAGCGATTACTGACGGCGGGCCTGCCGAATCTCTGGGTTCCCCGGAGCGTTCGACAGGTCGAGTCGATCCCGATGTTGGCAACCGGCAAGTGTGACCTTCAGGTCTGCCTTGAGTTGGCGATTGCCCTAGGGTAG
- a CDS encoding low molecular weight protein arginine phosphatase, with translation MPEQPRPIIFVCTANICRSPMAEALFRHALAAEPEPFRSIAVASAGVSALDGQPASPNSVEAMRKVGLNLADHRSRHLTQDMLNEAVAVFCMTESHHDIIRLQYRKIPERVHLMREFMTDTRDHEIPDPFGGNLRTYESCRDSMVEAIPSLLNFVRSLKT, from the coding sequence ATGCCGGAACAGCCCAGACCCATTATCTTCGTCTGCACGGCGAATATCTGCCGCAGCCCGATGGCTGAGGCACTCTTTCGGCACGCGCTCGCCGCCGAGCCGGAACCGTTTCGATCCATTGCCGTGGCTTCCGCCGGCGTCTCGGCCCTCGACGGTCAACCCGCATCACCCAATTCCGTGGAGGCCATGCGGAAGGTCGGCTTGAACCTCGCCGATCACCGGAGTCGGCACCTGACCCAGGACATGCTCAACGAAGCCGTCGCCGTCTTCTGCATGACGGAATCGCACCACGACATCATTCGCCTCCAATACCGCAAGATCCCCGAACGAGTCCATCTCATGCGCGAGTTCATGACCGACACCCGGGATCACGAGATTCCCGACCCGTTCGGCGGAAACCTGCGCACCTACGAATCCTGCCGCGACAGCATGGTCGAAGCCATTCCCTCACTTCTCAACTTTGTCCGATCCCTCAAGACCTGA
- a CDS encoding CHAD domain-containing protein has translation MPYRIRKGEGLGEAFQRILAEETARAAEESACAAHSRDQAIHQLRKRCKRVRGLLSLYREILGLAATGTDRKIRDYSRSLAGTRSEAALAEIAHRFRLTTFQSATPDETELPPTDVALIVPLLTQVASFCGPLAMKTVRNDLLRGIRKISNRSKKAWTIATHSPTTAHLHRWRTQVKTHWYATRLTQDLDFGKTGSSRKQLARLGEGLGIHHDLSIILDRFAGEGRSADDPDRRRARKLRKQIARRMLQLGSRVYSK, from the coding sequence ATGCCCTACCGCATACGGAAAGGTGAGGGTCTTGGAGAGGCCTTCCAGCGGATCCTCGCCGAGGAGACTGCGCGGGCGGCCGAGGAATCGGCCTGCGCCGCCCATTCCCGCGATCAGGCCATCCATCAACTTCGCAAGCGTTGCAAGCGGGTTCGGGGTCTTCTTTCGCTCTACCGGGAGATCCTGGGTCTCGCGGCGACCGGGACCGACCGGAAGATCCGCGACTACTCCCGATCCCTGGCCGGCACCCGGTCGGAAGCGGCTCTCGCTGAGATCGCACACCGTTTCCGACTCACGACTTTCCAATCCGCGACTCCCGATGAAACAGAATTGCCGCCAACGGACGTTGCTCTGATCGTTCCTCTGTTGACGCAGGTTGCCTCCTTCTGCGGCCCACTGGCCATGAAAACTGTCCGGAACGACCTTCTCCGCGGAATCAGGAAGATTTCCAATCGATCGAAGAAAGCCTGGACGATCGCCACCCACTCACCGACCACCGCCCATCTCCACCGCTGGCGGACCCAGGTCAAGACCCACTGGTATGCCACCCGGCTCACCCAGGATCTCGATTTCGGGAAGACTGGCTCGTCAAGAAAGCAATTGGCCCGCCTCGGTGAGGGCCTGGGTATTCATCACGATCTCTCCATCATCCTCGATCGATTCGCCGGTGAAGGACGATCCGCCGATGATCCGGACCGTCGCCGTGCGCGGAAATTGCGAAAGCAGATCGCCCGTCGCATGTTGCAACTGGGTTCCCGGGTCTATTCCAAGTAG
- the glyA gene encoding serine hydroxymethyltransferase, producing the protein MSLPDSSTSPGLDSRSLARIDPEINAAIQAELERQQTHIELIASENFTLPAVMEAQGSVLTNKYAEGYPRRRWYGGCEFVDIVEQLAIDRAKALFGADHANVQPHSGSQANAAVYFATLQPGDRILTMNLSHGGHLTHGNPANFSGKLYSVINYGVSRENEEIDYDELAEVASREKPKMITVGASAYSRTINFERMGRIARDCGALLLADIAHIAGLVAAGIHPSPVAHADFVTTTTHKTLRGPRGGLILCKEAHAKAIDSAVFPGAQGGPLMHVIAAKAVCFLEAAKPGFKAYQAQIVANARTLAAAMIERGYRIVSGGTDNHLMLVDLRDKNAELTGKTAQAVLDRAHITCNKNTIPFETRNPFQASGIRLGTPAVTSRGMQEPEMILIADAIDRVLSSPDSEDAIKSARKIVLDLCRRFPLPY; encoded by the coding sequence ATGTCACTTCCCGACTCATCCACCTCCCCCGGTCTCGACAGCCGCAGTCTCGCCCGGATCGATCCGGAGATCAATGCCGCCATTCAGGCCGAGCTTGAGCGCCAGCAGACCCACATCGAGCTCATCGCTTCCGAAAACTTCACCCTGCCCGCGGTCATGGAGGCCCAGGGCAGCGTCCTGACCAACAAGTACGCCGAAGGGTATCCGCGACGCCGTTGGTACGGCGGTTGCGAATTCGTCGACATCGTCGAGCAACTCGCCATCGACCGGGCCAAGGCCCTCTTCGGCGCCGATCACGCCAACGTCCAGCCGCATTCCGGCAGCCAGGCCAATGCCGCCGTCTATTTCGCCACCCTCCAGCCCGGCGACAGGATCCTGACCATGAACCTTTCCCACGGCGGACACCTCACCCACGGGAACCCGGCCAACTTCAGCGGGAAGTTGTATTCAGTTATTAACTACGGAGTGAGTCGGGAAAACGAGGAGATCGATTACGACGAGTTGGCCGAGGTCGCCTCGCGTGAGAAGCCGAAGATGATCACCGTCGGGGCGTCTGCCTATTCGCGGACCATCAATTTCGAACGGATGGGACGGATCGCCCGGGATTGTGGTGCCCTGCTTCTTGCCGACATCGCCCATATTGCCGGCCTTGTCGCCGCCGGTATCCATCCCTCGCCGGTCGCCCACGCCGACTTTGTCACCACCACGACCCACAAGACCCTCCGGGGTCCCCGGGGCGGCCTCATCCTCTGCAAGGAGGCCCACGCCAAGGCCATCGATTCCGCCGTCTTCCCGGGAGCCCAGGGTGGTCCCCTCATGCACGTCATCGCGGCAAAAGCGGTTTGCTTCCTCGAAGCCGCCAAACCGGGGTTCAAGGCCTACCAGGCGCAGATCGTCGCCAACGCCAGGACACTCGCCGCGGCCATGATCGAGCGCGGCTACCGGATCGTCAGCGGAGGCACCGACAACCACCTCATGCTGGTCGATCTCCGCGACAAGAATGCCGAATTGACCGGCAAGACCGCCCAGGCCGTCCTCGATCGGGCTCATATCACCTGCAACAAGAACACCATCCCCTTCGAAACGCGCAATCCGTTCCAGGCCAGCGGGATCCGCCTCGGGACTCCCGCCGTGACCAGCCGGGGCATGCAGGAGCCCGAAATGATCCTCATCGCCGATGCCATCGACCGGGTGCTCTCTTCGCCGGATTCCGAGGATGCCATCAAGTCCGCCCGAAAGATAGTCCTCGACCTCTGCCGCCGCTTTCCCCTGCCCTATTGA
- a CDS encoding ABC transporter permease, which produces MTVAFSESKPQVETTTRPAGRGLGLYLRFNAVAVYAFLYLPIALLVLYSFSGSRYSSVWGGFSLKWYGRLFQNENLLQALQVTLTLAISATLIATVLGTMAALGLKRLQPRWRRILETFFYLPIVVPDIVLAIALLMFFVLVAGLQLGLTTMVLAHVVFCCCYVTAVVSARLRGFDHRLEEAARDLGASSWQTFRKIKLPLIWPGILGGALLSLALSLDEFVISFFVTGPGASTLPIEIFSMVKRGVTPEINALATLMLLASILLATLSLLVQKQSDHR; this is translated from the coding sequence ATGACGGTCGCGTTTTCGGAATCGAAGCCCCAGGTGGAGACGACGACCCGGCCGGCAGGCCGGGGGCTCGGCCTCTACCTGAGGTTCAATGCCGTCGCCGTCTACGCATTCCTTTATCTCCCGATTGCCCTGCTGGTGCTCTACAGCTTCAGCGGCAGCCGCTACAGCTCGGTCTGGGGCGGGTTTTCCCTGAAATGGTACGGTCGCCTTTTCCAGAACGAGAATCTGCTTCAGGCCCTGCAGGTCACGCTGACTCTGGCAATATCCGCGACCCTGATTGCGACGGTCCTCGGGACGATGGCGGCCCTTGGGCTGAAGCGTCTGCAGCCACGGTGGCGAAGGATTCTGGAGACGTTTTTCTATCTCCCGATCGTGGTGCCGGACATCGTCCTGGCAATCGCGCTGCTCATGTTCTTTGTCCTGGTTGCGGGGCTGCAGCTCGGCTTGACCACCATGGTCCTGGCCCACGTCGTTTTCTGCTGCTGTTACGTCACGGCGGTGGTCAGCGCGCGCTTGCGGGGGTTTGACCATCGTCTGGAGGAAGCGGCCCGCGATCTCGGGGCGTCCTCCTGGCAGACCTTTCGGAAGATCAAGCTGCCGTTGATCTGGCCGGGCATCCTCGGGGGCGCCCTGCTGTCGCTGGCCCTGTCACTCGATGAATTTGTCATATCCTTTTTCGTGACGGGTCCCGGAGCCTCCACTCTCCCGATCGAGATCTTCTCGATGGTCAAACGCGGGGTCACTCCGGAGATCAATGCTCTCGCCACCCTGATGCTCCTGGCCTCGATCTTGCTGGCGACCCTCAGTCTTCTCGTTCAGAAACAGTCCGATCACCGTTGA
- a CDS encoding spermidine/putrescine ABC transporter substrate-binding protein codes for MNRICIVPLLALSALILSGCGRKGDDSAKVINLFIWEEYMDPDVLAEFEAETGIRVVESNYASNEDLLAKLQVGGGGYDVIVPSDYMIQIMTKAGLLAPLDRAKLPNLSHLAARFAAPEYDRALAHSVPYLWGTTGIAYNEVDVPNPPTSWKEFMDPAVIGPHKGRISLLNDARETLAAALLSLGYPVNTTDPAKIDEARDVLMKIKPLVAKFDSESFEDSLAAGETVLAQAWSGDTAIAQDENDNVKYLIPAEGSLMFVDAMAIPAKSRHVEEAHQLIDFLTRPEIAARIAEFTYYATPNKDALPLISEEIRAMAPFTVPEEATLFYLQDLGDDNELFNKAWMEIKAD; via the coding sequence ATGAACCGAATCTGCATCGTCCCGCTGCTCGCACTCTCCGCCCTGATCCTCTCCGGTTGTGGCCGGAAAGGTGATGATTCCGCCAAGGTCATCAATCTCTTCATCTGGGAAGAGTACATGGACCCGGACGTTCTGGCCGAGTTTGAGGCGGAGACGGGTATCCGCGTGGTCGAGTCGAACTACGCCAGTAACGAGGATCTCCTGGCCAAGCTCCAGGTGGGCGGGGGCGGCTATGATGTCATCGTGCCGTCCGATTACATGATTCAGATCATGACCAAGGCCGGTCTTCTGGCTCCGCTCGACCGGGCGAAGTTGCCGAATCTGAGCCACCTGGCGGCGCGTTTCGCCGCTCCGGAATACGATCGGGCGCTGGCTCATTCAGTGCCCTATCTCTGGGGGACCACGGGTATTGCCTACAATGAGGTTGACGTTCCCAATCCGCCCACGAGCTGGAAGGAATTCATGGACCCGGCGGTCATCGGACCCCACAAGGGACGGATCAGCCTGCTCAATGATGCCCGGGAAACGCTGGCGGCCGCGCTCCTCTCGCTCGGTTATCCGGTCAACACCACGGATCCCGCGAAGATCGACGAAGCCCGCGACGTTCTGATGAAGATCAAGCCCCTTGTGGCCAAGTTCGACAGCGAATCGTTCGAGGATTCCCTGGCCGCCGGAGAAACCGTTCTGGCCCAGGCTTGGAGTGGAGACACCGCCATTGCCCAGGATGAGAATGACAACGTGAAGTACCTGATTCCGGCGGAGGGGTCGCTCATGTTTGTGGACGCCATGGCCATCCCGGCGAAGTCCAGGCATGTGGAGGAGGCCCATCAGCTGATCGATTTCCTGACCCGCCCCGAGATCGCGGCCCGCATCGCCGAATTCACCTATTACGCGACCCCCAACAAGGACGCTCTTCCGCTGATCAGTGAAGAGATCCGGGCGATGGCGCCGTTCACCGTGCCCGAGGAGGCCACTCTTTTTTACCTTCAGGATCTGGGGGACGACAACGAGCTCTTCAACAAGGCCTGGATGGAGATCAAGGCGGACTGA